The Salvelinus namaycush isolate Seneca chromosome 5, SaNama_1.0, whole genome shotgun sequence genome segment AAGGTTCAAAACTGAATTCTAGCGTTAAAGGGTATGCAGGAAAATATTCATATGTCATAAGAGCAGTTGCCAAATGGAAACGGTAGAGACTTggataaaataacaaaataaatgaCCACTGATAGACTATAGGTTTACAATAACTAGGTTGTTACATGCTTTTATATTTTCTTGGCGAGTTAAAATGTTTGTCAGAGGATGAATATGTAAGCATTAAATTTGTTTCAAGCGGATGTTTGGGTGTTGGTTAGAATTCCCTTGTTAGTTCCGTTTTTTTCTATTTTTATGGTCACATTTGAATAAATTGTTTAGCTTGCAGATTTCTACATTAGTGTGTGTCTGAAAATTTACGTATGTACGTGTTTAATAGGATATGTTAACCATGAGTTGGGGTCCAATCTTTTGGCCTACTTCCCAATGGCTAGTCACAAAAAAGGCACAAGTGCTCTCAGTAAAACTGTTGGCTGGACAGATGGGATGATATAATAGATCTTATGGTTCACTGACAACAAAAAAAGGCAGCTGTACAAAACCACAATATTTCACATTTGTCAGAGGACTGGAGGAGTTTAAACCTTGCCTGGTTGTGTAGATCTAAGTGACAGTAACGGCTACACACGTGGTTGGTTTTACCACTGTTGTGCAAGCGAAACATAACAGCAACTCTGTACAGCACGATATCTCAATGTGAAGTGGTTTCTTTTCAATGGCATCACACACGTAACAAGTTGGACAGCCTTTCTATATCATCAGAACAGACTGTTCATATAGTAAATAATTCACTTAATCTGTAAAGCCCTTTTCTTAAGGTGCTAAGTAAAGCCATACCTTACGACTAATAAACATGTACCCCCCCCTTATAGGTGTATTCCAGTTAACACAAAAAGAGATTTAAAGCAAATTTATTTACATAAAAGGACAGGATAGCAAAAACACTGATATGGACACTTGAAATAAGAGACAAATCATATCGATGGCACTTCCAAAAACAATGTACACAAATTATAACTTGTTAGCGGTTTGAAAAAGTCAGTTAAAAAAGAGGCTGTACACTTTAAAAAAGGCTTGTTATTCGACAGATATAGAAAAAGGGCAAGATTCTATACACTGGCCAGTTAGTGTTTGTGCATGTTCTTCTGCAACATCCATCTATCGGTTCTCCTTGTCCATGGACACAGTCAGGACTCTCCGGTCTATCTGACccagcctctgtctgtctggggtggaCACCTTCAGCTTCATCTGATGggcagggagggaagagagacagaaccTTTCAGGTTTAAAAACTGTTGATTGTTCATTTTTCCTCTGACCCACCAAATAAAGTAATCCTGTTCCTTAGGCTTTAGTGTGCAGACATGAAAGAATGAGATGGCAAGAGTGAGATAGATGCAAGTACATGTGCAGATAGTTCCCTGAGGGAAAAGTGTGTGTATattagggctggcacaattaccgtaTAACAGACCGTTATGATGACgagtcatgaaaataaaatacgTTTCTCttcaaaaaaacatttatttgtattatCTTGAAATGAATGGCTGACTGAAGATGGGACTGCCAGGCAGTTGAGTCAGTTTCCGAAGTAACATGGGCTCTTTACAACGTGATgaaactttgttgctccttgctgaaacaagcaaggtCTTGTAGCACAGAGAATGGGCTTGCAACCTCTGCTCtgaccctggcaatttgactgttaaACCGATTGGTACATAcacaatggctgcctggtattgtgatgcaataatttccatggtaatgtagaatgatCATTCAAATTATGTTAACAGACGTCACCATTTAGttgaatgtatttttttgttatgtcaGTTGATTCAACAAGTCACAGCACATATTGATGGGTACACTTGCAATGAGGTTCCCAGTAGCAAAGTCAAAATTGTTTTTAAAAATGAAAACAAGATTTTGCATTTTGGTCTTAGTTTAGGCTTAAGGCCGGGCACCACTGGCAAACATTGTGATTTTGCTTCCATCTGTCAAAGTTTCTGTTTGTGATATTTTGCAACTTCCATAAAATGtacaaaaataaatgtatacaaataAAGTATCATTTTATCCCAACTCCGTCAACTACACGGAACTATAAATGTCGTTCTTGATAGCATGTTTCATGCAGAACTTCAaccactattttttttttttactttccaTGTTGAATCATATAATTCAAAAGCTTGTTTGTTTTCCAGAGCATATCGTTAGCCATGTATGGAATAGCTATATCCTTTGTAGACGTAGTGCTTCGTGCTGAAAGATTAGTAATTTCCTGACATGCGATTGGTTACTGGTATTTAAAATGGCCCTTTCCGGCTACCTGATTAGTTAAAATGTctcaatacattttcaaacaaaatCTCCCGCGAATAATCAATTTAAAGCGAGACAAAATGAGAATCTCGAAGAatagacctacagtatgtgaatAAAAATAGGCGTACTCAGTCGCGAGAAAAGTGGTGAATGAAAGAAAATAATTGCCTGAGCCGCCGATCGAGGCAGTACCCCGCAGCAGCGCGTTGAGACGCAAATTATTTGAGATGAAGATAACTGTAGCAGCGATCAGACAGCAGCGGCTTTTATTTCACGTCTCAAATAAACCAACTTGTACATTACTTGATTTGCCCTAAGTGTCTAAACACTGGACTGAAAATCCCCATAGACTTCACCAACCAGTGATTGTCATTATAAAATGTGACCTTGATGCATTTAGGAGTGTTTACACTTCCTCCAGGGGAGATGTGGCATTTGATATAAAATGTGGGGCTGGTTCTTCTAGCTGtgtaaaaataatatttatttcctTGGTCCAGCAAATGTATTCCAAGTTAACAGAGTGATAGGAATACACAACTATACAATGAGACGGTCACATAGGCCTAGGGCGTCATAGAGCTGTAGCCTAATGTGATTAGTGAGAAATTAGCTTTACATAAAGTAAATACATGCTGATATTTACATAGGGTCACATGCTCATATTTTGTCCTGCAGTTGTGTCTAATGTCAACAGAcaagtacacccccccccccacacacacactttagttGCAGAGAGGGCTACAGTCAATGGAGAGTGCTGCAAAGATAATTAGAAGAGCATACGCAGATAGACACAGACATAGTAGAGTTGCTGAAGGAGGATGCCATCATAGACATTAATGTATTCTTCAATGGCACAAGAGAGGATTCACTTTCAACTGCAGGATAGGTGTGTGCATTGGTGCTGGTGCCAGCGAGCCATAGAAAATGGTGAAGAGCCACCCGGTCACAAAAACCTTGAGGccatacagttttttttttttaaatagaggtTGCACAGAAAATGGTACCTGTATATCATAGGATGTCAAATGATAACGTCCTCAAAAGAATGTAGCACGGAGGAACCCAGAAcgcaaataaattaaaaaaatgtctGAACTCAAATATGGTCGCGATGCCTCAAACCGGTCTTCGTGGGCAAAAGCCGCATTGACGACACAGCCAGTAGCCACGTTCAATGAGGGAGCCACTGCTATAACAAACGTGATGAACAAAATGTGGCTCGTCAGCACTTTGGTGACACTGGAGCAATCAGAGAGGAGTTGTGAGAGCTGATGCTGCTTCAACGTGTGCCAAGAGTAGACACAGGTCCCATGACAATCAAGAAAGTAAAGCATCACCAGCAACAACTCAGAGGGCCTTACATATGGGGCAGGCAGAGCTGATAAATGTTCTGCACATTTCAACAGCCATACAAAATCCTTGTATGTGACAAATTGAGCAAAGTGATATGAGAATTTGCCCAGAACTGCATATTTACCCAACAGACCAGTATTCAAAGCATATGCTCTATTGCTTGAAACAAAGGTATTAAACGTGCTAATGTATTTGTATAAGGTATATTTGATGTTTACTGGTCAGTTTAGAAGTGATCTATGAATAAGAGTTTAATTAATGTGACATAAATGGTCATATTTATGGAAAGTACATTTTAACTGCATTAGCCCAACTTTATCGGCCATTTTCTTAAAATGACACTTTCCCGGTGCGCCAATTAATTTCTCTGTCTTCAAAGACTTACATTCTCATTACTCCACACACAGGTTCTTAGGTCTTCTACAGAGGCTTTTTTAAAAGATCTTGTCATTTTGATTTTAAGCGTCATTTTATGTGTAAATATATACAATAATATATTGTATTTATGTTTACTTTCAGCCGGTAAAGTTTGTCAGAAGTAAAGAAAGAAAACAATCCCTATTAAACTGTGGTGCCTAGCCTTAAGgtaagcagtgtggttaaaggTTTGGTTTAAAATAAGAGACCATTTTGAAAACCGCTTGCCCAGATAGTGACGATCTCACAACGGCCGCATCCAACCATTATgtcatcattgacttgaatggggactccCACAATGCTCCTATTCAAATGATTATAACGGTGACCAATAACCAGCATCTGAAATTCCATGACTGTCACAGCCCTAGTGTACACCAGCTATATACCTGTGTAGTTTGCTCCCGGGGGGAGTTGGTCTCCTTGAGCATCTGCAGAGGGGAGCGGCCTTCAGCCATGAGTGCCTTGTCTGCCACACGGGAGAGGagagttaaaaataaaaaatacatttaaaaaagggaAACTTTGCTAAAAAATGATAGACAAAGACACCCACGTACCTCTCTgcttctgtttgactgactgccCCTTGTTCTCGTTGGCTGTATTCTTGTTTCCAACCTGGACGGAGAGTGGTGAAGTGGACGAGCCCCCcttgcctcctctccctctggcCCTCACCCCTGTGGCCCCGAAGCCCTTCCCAAGCCACTGGGGCTTGAACACCACTTGACTGGGGCTCTTGGTGTCGAAGGTGGGGCAGCGGATCCCAGTGGCTTGGGGCTGCTGCTGGCTCACGCTGGGGCTTGGGCCAGTGGTTGTGGTGGATGGTACAACAGGCGACACTGTTACAGGCATCATTGGCTTCACCACTGGTGTTGGGACCTCCACTTTAAGCATCTCTGTAGTAACCGTGACCTCAGTTAACTCTGTAACGGTGGGGATGGATGGTTCAGCCATGGGAGTCAGAGGTTGTGCGGGGTCAGAGGTGACTGAGGGAAGGGCATACGCGTGGTCAGGTTCCTCCTTGTGGAGTTCAGCAGCAGCGTTTTCAGGGAGAGGAGACGCAGGACTGTCGTAGTGCACCTCGGCGAAGGTTGGTGATGGGGCGACACCATCGTGGCAGGTGATCAAGCTCATACTCAGGCGCTTGTGTAGTGAAGATTCCTTGGCCTCTTCGGCTTCCTCCAGAGTGAAATCGGCTTCGACTTCTATCTGGGCATCCGCCACGAGAACGAAGGGGCTCTGGATGAGAAGCGTATGACTAGTCACGCTCTGGGGAGAGGGCTGGATCATGTCACCTGAGACCTGTGATGGctgaggggagagaaggggctcACTGGAACCTAACTCTCCCGCTACCACTGCCTCTTCCTCCACGTTGAGGTTGGGAAACTTGTTAAAGGGCACAGGGGCAACTCTTTCTACAGAGTCACTGTGGAGGAGCATGCTGAGGCTGCGGGCGAAGGAGCTAACTGTCACTGGAGGAACAAAAAAAACAAAGTAAGTTTAAAATAACAAC includes the following:
- the LOC120048307 gene encoding cell division cycle-associated protein 3-like, producing the protein MGSSESKVAVASTPKHDPSHRIKHDRLSQLVDPRSPSVAIDRTPIQVGGTVSCVPVVESECSILASDPRSPSVGVTRTPMKDSMRVTVSSFARSLSMLLHSDSVERVAPVPFNKFPNLNVEEEAVVAGELGSSEPLLSPQPSQVSGDMIQPSPQSVTSHTLLIQSPFVLVADAQIEVEADFTLEEAEEAKESSLHKRLSMSLITCHDGVAPSPTFAEVHYDSPASPLPENAAAELHKEEPDHAYALPSVTSDPAQPLTPMAEPSIPTVTELTEVTVTTEMLKVEVPTPVVKPMMPVTVSPVVPSTTTTGPSPSVSQQQPQATGIRCPTFDTKSPSQVVFKPQWLGKGFGATGVRARGRGGKGGSSTSPLSVQVGNKNTANENKGQSVKQKQRDKALMAEGRSPLQMLKETNSPREQTTQMKLKVSTPDRQRLGQIDRRVLTVSMDKENR